Proteins co-encoded in one Streptomyces roseochromogenus subsp. oscitans DS 12.976 genomic window:
- a CDS encoding molybdopterin molybdotransferase MoeA has protein sequence SCAGQPLPAVPRALADALGHALAEPLVALTDLPPFATAAMDGWAVTGPGPWRLTGTGVLAGQEPGPLGRDSAVPIATGAPVPAGATAVLRREHGEADRERGMLYDRSPAPVPEGQDIRPRGQECRSGEPLLPAGTTVTERVLGLAAAAGYDRLTVHRRPSVELFVLGDELLTQGVPRGGRVRDALGPLLPPWLQACGAELIGHHLIADDLPSLREAVHRSPADVMVTTGSTAAGPVDFLHDTLRAVGARLLVDSVTVRPGHPMLLAELPATADGRARRLVGLPGNPLAAVAGMVTLAEPLLSHLGGHPGAVPVRLTAGSALPGHPRDARLLPVLTAGQEVTPLPFDGPAMLRGLALADGLALIPSGGVPAGATVDVVRLPHR, from the coding sequence GTCCTGCGCCGGGCAGCCGCTGCCCGCGGTCCCCCGCGCCCTCGCCGACGCGCTGGGGCACGCGCTGGCCGAACCGCTCGTGGCACTCACCGACCTGCCGCCGTTCGCCACGGCCGCGATGGACGGCTGGGCCGTGACCGGACCGGGCCCCTGGCGACTCACCGGCACCGGCGTCCTGGCCGGCCAGGAGCCCGGACCGCTCGGACGGGACTCGGCCGTCCCCATCGCCACCGGCGCCCCGGTACCGGCGGGCGCGACCGCCGTACTGCGGCGCGAGCACGGCGAGGCGGACCGCGAGCGTGGCATGCTGTACGACCGTTCTCCCGCGCCGGTGCCCGAAGGTCAGGACATCCGGCCGCGCGGCCAGGAGTGCCGCTCCGGCGAACCGCTGCTGCCCGCCGGCACCACCGTGACCGAGCGGGTGCTGGGCCTGGCGGCGGCGGCCGGATACGACCGGCTGACCGTGCACCGGCGTCCGAGCGTGGAACTGTTCGTCCTCGGCGACGAGTTGCTCACACAGGGCGTACCGCGCGGCGGGCGGGTCCGGGACGCGCTCGGGCCGCTGTTGCCGCCGTGGCTGCAGGCTTGCGGCGCCGAGCTGATCGGCCATCACCTGATCGCCGACGACCTCCCTTCCCTCCGGGAGGCCGTGCATCGCTCGCCCGCCGACGTCATGGTCACCACCGGGAGCACCGCCGCCGGCCCGGTGGACTTCCTGCACGACACGCTCCGTGCGGTGGGCGCCCGGCTGCTGGTCGACTCCGTGACCGTACGTCCCGGTCACCCCATGCTGCTGGCCGAGTTGCCGGCCACCGCCGACGGCCGGGCGCGCCGGCTGGTCGGGCTGCCCGGGAACCCGCTGGCCGCGGTGGCCGGCATGGTCACCCTGGCCGAGCCGCTGCTGAGCCACCTCGGCGGGCACCCCGGCGCCGTTCCCGTCCGGCTGACGGCCGGCTCCGCGCTGCCCGGACATCCGCGCGACGCCCGGCTCCTGCCGGTGCTCACGGCAGGGCAGGAGGTGACGCCGCTGCCGTTCGACGGCCCGGCGATGCTGCGCGGCCTCGCCCTGGCAGACGGCCTCGCGCTGATCCCATCCGGCGGCGTCCCGGCCGGCGCCACCGTGGACGTGGTGCGACTACCCCACCGCTGA
- a CDS encoding thioesterase family protein, translated as MRHEVTDADTAVAVGSGDVPVLATPRLIAWLEAATVRAAARFTESGQTTVGTEVRVRHVRATPVGGRVEVSAEPAASAAGGRVTFVVRAVDGSGRLVATGEIDRAIVDRQRFLARTPDPAADR; from the coding sequence ATGCGCCACGAGGTGACCGATGCCGATACAGCGGTGGCGGTGGGCAGCGGTGACGTGCCCGTACTCGCCACCCCGCGGCTGATCGCGTGGCTGGAGGCGGCGACCGTGCGGGCCGCCGCCCGCTTCACCGAGTCCGGCCAGACCACCGTCGGCACCGAGGTACGGGTCCGGCATGTGCGAGCGACGCCGGTCGGCGGCCGGGTCGAGGTGAGCGCCGAGCCCGCCGCCTCCGCCGCGGGCGGGCGGGTCACGTTCGTGGTGCGGGCCGTCGACGGCTCGGGCCGGCTGGTCGCGACGGGCGAGATCGACCGGGCGATCGTCGACCGGCAGCGGTTCCTGGCGCGCACGCCGGACCCGGCGGCGGATCGCTGA
- a CDS encoding NUDIX hydrolase, whose translation MTLEPAEGVVQAVVLYDGRLLLVDAGDGWTLPSGTPQQAEPAEATAARVVYELTGYLVDGTESLAPQSGARAAAAVAVVCQLLSESPSDGAGLAREQVRWAPIPEADGAALPAAVRDYLRGHTPA comes from the coding sequence ATGACGCTGGAGCCCGCCGAAGGCGTGGTGCAGGCGGTCGTCCTGTACGACGGACGACTGCTGCTGGTGGACGCCGGCGACGGCTGGACGCTGCCGTCCGGCACTCCCCAGCAGGCCGAGCCGGCCGAGGCCACCGCGGCCCGCGTCGTCTACGAACTCACCGGTTACCTCGTCGACGGCACAGAGAGCCTCGCCCCGCAGTCCGGTGCACGGGCGGCCGCGGCGGTGGCCGTGGTGTGCCAGCTGCTCAGCGAGTCCCCGTCGGACGGCGCCGGCCTCGCGCGGGAGCAGGTGCGCTGGGCACCGATCCCCGAGGCCGACGGTGCCGCACTCCCGGCAGCCGTACGCGACTACCTTCGCGGCCACACACCCGCGTGA
- a CDS encoding YegS/Rv2252/BmrU family lipid kinase yields the protein MRQFTAVVNPTAGGSTGAATLLQLARLLREAGAELETEYSHSLAHAQDIARRAGERGRIVLAVGGDGIAGGIGGALSGTGTVLGLVPAGRGNDFARALKLPADPAALAGILLHAEPRPVDTVEVESAVHHRTVVLGSVYAGVDAVANRHANQARLLRGAASYYAGGLRAVTTWRAADYRVTVDGEEHTHRGYTVVAANSPYYGSGRLIAPDARVDDGLLDVVMIREAPRRLFFALMNELKTGAHVHRPEVRVLRGKELRIEADRPVPYGADGEVDATLPATVRVRPGDLPMLY from the coding sequence ATGCGACAGTTCACCGCCGTCGTCAACCCCACCGCGGGCGGCTCCACCGGGGCGGCGACCCTGCTGCAGCTGGCCCGGCTGCTCCGCGAGGCCGGGGCAGAGCTGGAGACGGAGTACAGCCACAGCCTCGCCCACGCCCAGGACATCGCCCGACGCGCCGGCGAGCGCGGCCGGATCGTCCTGGCCGTCGGCGGCGACGGCATCGCCGGCGGCATCGGCGGGGCGCTGAGCGGCACCGGAACCGTCCTCGGCCTGGTCCCCGCGGGCCGTGGTAACGACTTCGCCCGCGCCCTGAAGCTGCCCGCCGACCCCGCCGCGCTCGCCGGCATCCTGCTGCACGCCGAGCCACGGCCGGTCGACACCGTCGAGGTGGAGTCGGCCGTCCACCATCGCACCGTGGTCCTGGGCAGCGTCTACGCCGGAGTGGACGCCGTGGCCAACCGGCACGCCAACCAGGCCCGTCTGCTGCGTGGCGCCGCCTCCTACTACGCGGGCGGTCTGCGCGCCGTCACCACCTGGCGTGCGGCCGACTACCGCGTCACCGTCGACGGCGAGGAACACACCCACCGCGGCTACACGGTCGTCGCCGCCAACTCCCCTTACTACGGCTCCGGCCGGCTCATCGCCCCCGACGCGCGCGTCGACGACGGACTGCTGGACGTGGTGATGATCCGGGAAGCCCCGCGCCGACTCTTCTTCGCCCTCATGAACGAGCTGAAGACAGGCGCCCACGTGCACCGCCCCGAAGTGCGCGTCCTGCGCGGCAAGGAACTGCGCATCGAGGCCGACCGGCCCGTCCCCTACGGCGCCGACGGCGAGGTCGACGCCACCCTCCCCGCCACCGTCCGGGTACGACCCGGAGACCTGCCGATGCTGTACTGA
- a CDS encoding FAD-binding oxidoreductase has product MDMLWNGWGDPAKAAPLPDSVTGLLRDLLGVKPRTTPSLALDDIRLPATTAGPAALKALAEAVGGDDHVRTDSESRVRHTRGKSTPDLLRIRAGDFSDVPQAVILPATHDEVLAVLRACAAHGLAVVPFGGGTSVVGGLAPERGAFIALDLRRMNGLLDLDPVSRTAVLQPGLRAPEAEALLAGHGFTLGHFPQSYEWATIGGFAAARSSGQASAGYGRFDEMVLGLTLATPEGTLETGRAPRSAAGPDLRQLILGSEGAFGVITSVLVRIRPLPEVRVYEGWRFASFEEGAAALRRLAQDGPRPTVLRLSDETETLIGLAQPDAIGGDLAQSAAGCLAITGYEGTPEDTAQRREQAAAVLTACGGTLVGAEPGERWAHGRFSAPYLRDALLDVGAFAETLETAAFWSRIPDLYTTVRTALTDTLTEAGTPPLVMCHISHVYENGASLYFTVVSAQGEDPVAHWTPAKHAANEAVLAAGGTISHHHGVGTDHRDWYVREAGPLGIAALRAVKRSLDPEGLLNPGVLLPTD; this is encoded by the coding sequence ATGGACATGCTGTGGAACGGCTGGGGCGACCCGGCCAAGGCGGCACCGCTGCCCGACTCGGTGACCGGACTGCTGCGCGACCTGCTCGGCGTCAAGCCCCGCACCACCCCCTCCCTCGCCCTGGACGACATCCGCCTGCCCGCCACCACGGCCGGTCCCGCCGCGCTCAAGGCGCTCGCCGAGGCCGTCGGCGGCGACGACCACGTCCGCACCGACAGCGAGAGCCGCGTCCGCCACACCCGCGGCAAGTCCACCCCCGACCTGCTGCGCATCCGCGCCGGGGACTTCTCGGACGTCCCGCAGGCCGTGATCCTGCCCGCCACCCATGACGAGGTCCTTGCCGTCCTGCGCGCCTGCGCCGCGCACGGCCTCGCCGTCGTACCCTTCGGTGGCGGCACGTCGGTCGTCGGCGGACTCGCCCCCGAGCGTGGCGCGTTCATCGCCCTGGACCTGCGCCGTATGAACGGCCTGCTGGACCTGGACCCCGTCTCGCGCACCGCGGTCCTCCAGCCCGGTCTGCGCGCCCCCGAGGCCGAAGCCCTGCTCGCCGGACACGGCTTCACCCTCGGCCACTTCCCGCAGTCGTACGAGTGGGCCACCATCGGCGGTTTCGCCGCCGCCCGCTCCAGCGGCCAGGCGTCCGCCGGGTACGGGCGCTTCGACGAGATGGTCCTCGGCCTGACCCTCGCCACCCCCGAGGGCACCCTCGAGACCGGCCGCGCCCCGCGCTCCGCCGCCGGACCAGATCTGCGCCAGCTGATCCTCGGCTCGGAGGGCGCCTTCGGCGTCATCACCTCCGTCCTCGTACGCATCCGCCCGCTGCCCGAGGTGCGCGTGTACGAGGGCTGGCGGTTCGCCTCGTTCGAGGAAGGCGCCGCGGCCCTGCGCCGCCTCGCCCAGGACGGACCCCGGCCGACGGTGCTGCGGCTGTCCGACGAGACCGAGACACTGATCGGCCTGGCCCAACCCGACGCCATCGGCGGCGACCTGGCCCAGAGCGCGGCCGGCTGCCTCGCCATCACCGGCTACGAGGGCACGCCCGAGGACACCGCACAGCGCCGGGAGCAGGCGGCGGCCGTCCTCACCGCCTGCGGCGGCACCCTCGTCGGAGCGGAGCCGGGCGAACGCTGGGCCCACGGCCGCTTCTCGGCGCCGTACCTGCGCGACGCCCTGCTCGACGTCGGTGCCTTCGCCGAGACCCTGGAGACCGCGGCCTTCTGGTCCCGCATCCCCGACCTCTACACAACCGTGCGCACCGCACTCACCGACACCCTCACCGAGGCCGGCACCCCGCCCCTGGTGATGTGCCACATCTCGCACGTCTACGAGAACGGCGCCTCGCTGTACTTCACCGTCGTCAGTGCCCAGGGCGAGGACCCGGTGGCTCACTGGACGCCGGCCAAGCACGCGGCCAACGAAGCCGTACTGGCGGCCGGCGGCACCATCTCCCACCACCACGGAGTCGGCACCGACCACCGCGACTGGTACGTCCGCGAGGCCGGCCCGCTCGGCATCGCGGCCCTGCGTGCCGTCAAGCGCAGTCTGGACCCCGAGGGCCTGCTCAACCCCGGCGTCCTGCTCCCCACCGACTGA
- a CDS encoding TetR/AcrR family transcriptional regulator, whose product MTPIRHNGSDNDHVLDAVRDCVLAVGVRRTTLADVARRAGVSRMTLYRRWPDLRTLVGDLMTREWTDVATRSIPEPAAAVDTRTRIVDGLVAGVEAFRAHPLFRKIVDVDPELLLPYVLDRRGASQEALLALLADALRTGHADGSVRPGHVERQARALLLTVQSFTLSLRTMTDEDDPELDSAAFLGELRTLLERTLTP is encoded by the coding sequence ATGACGCCTATTCGTCACAACGGTTCGGACAACGATCACGTGCTCGACGCGGTACGCGACTGTGTACTGGCCGTCGGAGTGCGCCGCACCACCCTCGCCGACGTGGCCCGCCGCGCCGGCGTCTCCCGGATGACGCTGTACCGGCGCTGGCCGGACCTGCGGACCCTGGTGGGCGATCTGATGACCCGTGAGTGGACCGACGTGGCCACCCGCTCGATCCCCGAGCCCGCCGCCGCCGTGGACACACGCACCCGAATCGTGGACGGACTGGTGGCAGGAGTCGAGGCGTTCCGGGCGCACCCGCTCTTCCGCAAGATCGTCGACGTCGATCCGGAACTGCTGCTGCCCTATGTGCTGGACCGGCGCGGAGCGAGCCAGGAGGCCCTGCTGGCGCTGCTGGCCGACGCGCTGCGCACGGGCCACGCCGACGGGTCGGTACGCCCGGGCCATGTCGAACGGCAGGCCCGCGCCCTGCTGTTGACCGTGCAGTCCTTCACCCTGTCCCTGCGCACGATGACCGACGAGGACGATCCGGAGCTCGACTCCGCCGCCTTCCTCGGCGAGTTGCGCACCCTCCTGGAGAGGACCCTCACGCCATGA
- a CDS encoding glycerol-3-phosphate dehydrogenase/oxidase: protein MSHTSARTGSSLSAPRRSRELAEATDGRVADVLVVGLGATGAGAALDAAARGLAVVAVDAHDLAFGTSRWSSKLIHGGLRYLASAQFDVAHESAVERGVLMTRTAPHLVAAQPFVLPLTPLVSRAQASLAWAGFRAGDMLRLAARTPRQVLPAPRRLSATEARHLAPSVRSAGLRGGLLSWDGKVTDDARLVTALARTAATHGARVLTRVRVLELTGTGARIRDELTGEEGEIRARAVINATGVWAGDLVAGIRIRPSRGTHLVLRSERLGALPAGLHIPIPGETNRFVLVLPQGDGRVYVGLTDEPVEGGIPDVPDVPETDIGFLLDVLGSVLDAPVAREEVVGAFAGLRPLLDTSGQDGHAGAPARTSDISRRHAVLTSPDGITTIVGGKLTTYRRMAQDAVDAATAARGLPAAPSPTAALPLVGAAAPARLRTLSAPRRLIRRYGTEAEAVHTLATENPTLADPVLPGHPVTRAELLWAVLHEGALDESDLLDRRTRIGLVPEDRAEVLAVARAVLAEAPAVRP from the coding sequence ATGAGCCACACCAGCGCCCGCACCGGCTCGTCCCTCAGCGCACCCCGCCGCAGCCGGGAACTGGCCGAGGCCACCGACGGCAGGGTCGCCGACGTCCTGGTCGTCGGACTCGGCGCGACCGGGGCCGGAGCCGCGCTGGACGCGGCGGCCCGCGGGCTGGCCGTCGTCGCCGTGGACGCCCACGACCTGGCCTTCGGCACCTCCCGCTGGAGCTCGAAGCTCATCCACGGCGGGCTGCGCTATCTGGCCTCCGCGCAGTTCGACGTCGCTCACGAGAGCGCGGTCGAACGCGGGGTGCTGATGACCCGGACCGCCCCGCACCTGGTGGCCGCCCAGCCGTTCGTGCTGCCGCTCACCCCTCTGGTGTCCAGGGCCCAGGCCTCGCTGGCGTGGGCCGGATTCCGGGCCGGGGACATGCTGCGGCTGGCCGCCCGGACGCCCCGGCAGGTGCTTCCCGCGCCTCGTCGGCTGTCGGCCACGGAGGCGCGGCACCTGGCGCCCTCGGTGCGTTCGGCCGGGCTGCGCGGCGGACTGCTGTCCTGGGACGGCAAGGTGACCGACGACGCCCGGCTGGTCACCGCCCTGGCCAGGACGGCCGCCACGCACGGAGCACGGGTGCTGACCCGGGTCAGGGTGCTGGAGCTGACCGGCACCGGCGCCCGGATCCGCGACGAACTCACCGGCGAGGAGGGCGAGATCAGGGCCCGCGCGGTGATCAACGCGACCGGGGTGTGGGCCGGTGATCTCGTCGCGGGCATCCGGATCCGGCCCTCCCGCGGCACCCATCTGGTGCTGCGCTCCGAGCGGCTCGGCGCCCTGCCGGCCGGCCTGCACATCCCGATCCCCGGCGAGACCAACCGCTTCGTCCTGGTCCTGCCCCAGGGCGACGGCCGGGTGTACGTCGGCCTCACCGACGAGCCGGTCGAGGGCGGGATCCCCGATGTCCCGGACGTGCCCGAGACCGACATCGGCTTCCTGCTGGACGTGTTGGGATCGGTCCTGGACGCGCCGGTGGCCCGGGAGGAGGTCGTGGGCGCCTTCGCCGGCCTGCGCCCCCTGCTGGACACGTCCGGGCAGGACGGCCACGCCGGCGCTCCCGCCCGCACCTCCGACATCTCCCGCCGGCACGCGGTGCTGACGTCCCCCGACGGCATCACGACGATCGTCGGCGGCAAGCTCACCACCTATCGGCGGATGGCACAGGACGCCGTGGACGCCGCGACCGCCGCCCGGGGTCTTCCCGCCGCCCCCTCCCCCACTGCCGCGCTGCCCCTGGTCGGCGCCGCCGCGCCCGCCCGGCTCCGCACCCTGTCGGCACCGCGCCGCCTGATCCGCCGCTACGGCACCGAGGCCGAAGCCGTCCACACCCTCGCGACCGAGAACCCGACCCTGGCCGACCCCGTCCTGCCGGGCCACCCGGTCACCCGCGCCGAACTCCTGTGGGCCGTCCTGCACGAGGGCGCCCTGGACGAGTCCGACCTCCTGGACCGGCGCACCCGCATCGGCCTGGTACCGGAGGACCGCGCGGAGGTGCTCGCGGTGGCACGGGCGGTCCTTGCGGAGGCGCCGGCCGTACGGCCGTGA
- a CDS encoding WGR domain-containing protein: MSTASAVSTTYLELSQQGGGAHKFYEVIVDGQVVTVRYGRIGAAGQVQTTTFPTAEKARAAAARKVGEKVRKGYAPAVQGQRAPRPVTRRQVSSAPSTARAVAPVLWRFRTGSAAFGIHVDDEHCWVGNQAGDVYTLGHDGAVLARFSLPDGVKCLVADDFWIYAGCDDGKVYDLSSKLPFAAYDIAADVDIFWLDIHEGILNVSDRDGRLTVIDHEDEHQWARRSPGEHAWMVRADDRAVYHGHHRGVTAYAPGGGHELWHAATKGSVLFGWQEDDAVYAGTGRHVVQRLSKATGAIEATYACDSAVYSCATSPGGRFVFAGDAASSVYCFDQDGTRLWKLGTGGGSALSMQYRDERLYLVTTEGSLVCVDASETAITAAQQGTVPVARDVKLAAALPTYAPATAVAAVSTVAQAPAGAVVVQCVQESGRLRVHVVSEGYDTSWNVQFPRAIREPGARYVVDALHSAAGGFYRVRGDIRRLL; the protein is encoded by the coding sequence ATGTCCACGGCGTCCGCGGTGTCGACGACGTATCTGGAGCTGTCACAGCAGGGCGGCGGCGCCCACAAGTTCTACGAGGTGATCGTCGACGGGCAGGTGGTGACGGTGCGGTACGGGCGGATCGGCGCCGCCGGGCAGGTCCAGACGACGACGTTCCCGACCGCCGAGAAGGCCCGGGCCGCCGCTGCGAGGAAGGTGGGGGAGAAGGTCCGCAAGGGATACGCCCCCGCAGTCCAGGGGCAGCGCGCTCCACGCCCGGTGACCCGGCGTCAGGTCAGCTCGGCCCCGTCCACCGCGCGCGCGGTGGCGCCCGTGCTGTGGCGGTTCCGCACCGGCTCCGCCGCCTTCGGCATCCATGTCGACGACGAGCACTGCTGGGTGGGCAACCAGGCGGGCGACGTCTACACCCTGGGCCACGACGGCGCCGTCCTCGCCCGCTTCAGCCTGCCGGACGGGGTGAAGTGCCTGGTGGCCGACGACTTCTGGATCTATGCGGGCTGTGACGACGGCAAGGTCTACGACCTCTCCTCCAAGCTGCCGTTCGCCGCGTACGACATCGCCGCCGACGTCGACATCTTCTGGCTCGACATTCACGAGGGCATCCTGAACGTCTCGGACCGCGACGGCCGGCTCACCGTCATCGACCACGAGGACGAACACCAGTGGGCCCGCCGCAGCCCGGGCGAGCACGCCTGGATGGTCCGTGCCGACGACCGAGCCGTTTACCACGGCCACCACCGGGGCGTCACCGCCTACGCACCCGGCGGCGGCCACGAGTTGTGGCACGCGGCCACCAAGGGCAGCGTGCTCTTCGGCTGGCAGGAGGACGACGCCGTCTACGCCGGCACCGGCCGCCACGTGGTGCAGCGGCTGTCGAAGGCGACCGGCGCGATCGAGGCGACGTACGCCTGCGACAGCGCGGTCTACTCGTGTGCCACCTCCCCGGGCGGGCGGTTCGTCTTCGCCGGCGACGCCGCGTCCTCCGTCTACTGCTTCGACCAGGACGGCACCCGCCTGTGGAAGCTCGGCACGGGCGGCGGTTCGGCGCTGTCCATGCAGTACCGCGACGAGCGGCTGTACCTGGTGACCACCGAGGGCTCGCTCGTGTGCGTCGACGCGAGCGAGACGGCCATCACCGCCGCCCAGCAAGGCACGGTGCCGGTGGCGCGTGACGTCAAACTCGCCGCCGCCCTGCCGACTTACGCACCGGCGACCGCCGTGGCCGCGGTCTCCACCGTCGCCCAGGCCCCGGCCGGCGCCGTGGTCGTCCAGTGCGTCCAGGAGAGCGGCAGGCTTCGGGTGCACGTGGTGTCCGAGGGCTACGACACCTCCTGGAACGTCCAGTTCCCGCGCGCCATACGAGAGCCGGGCGCCCGCTACGTCGTGGACGCCCTGCACTCCGCGGCCGGCGGCTTCTACCGGGTCCGCGGCGACATCCGCCGCTTGCTGTGA
- a CDS encoding TetR/AcrR family transcriptional regulator, protein MSTKSGVSARPPSSLTERRKAATQLEIAHAAAELFATQGPHATTAEEIARHAGVALRTFYRYFRSKQDAVSPLLADGADRWRALLEAAEPGTDLSLALETAVEQSLAAPDEEAAAALLRTRGLLRAAADDPALRAVWYRVNQESEERLVPVVARLADGRLQAMQVRLVAAAATDAIRIALETWADTEAGVAGEAAPAALAIDCLRQLAGGMSVLRPSGDSGS, encoded by the coding sequence GTGAGCACCAAGTCCGGGGTGAGCGCCAGGCCGCCCTCCTCCTTGACCGAGCGCCGCAAGGCCGCCACCCAGCTCGAGATCGCGCACGCGGCGGCCGAGCTGTTCGCCACGCAGGGTCCGCACGCCACCACGGCCGAGGAGATCGCCCGGCACGCGGGCGTGGCGCTGCGCACCTTCTACCGCTACTTCCGCTCCAAGCAGGACGCGGTGAGCCCGCTGCTCGCCGACGGAGCCGACCGATGGCGAGCCCTGCTGGAGGCGGCGGAGCCGGGCACCGACCTGTCCCTGGCGCTGGAGACCGCCGTGGAGCAGTCTCTGGCGGCGCCGGACGAGGAGGCAGCCGCGGCGCTGCTGCGGACCCGCGGTCTGCTGCGGGCGGCGGCCGACGATCCCGCCCTGCGCGCGGTCTGGTACCGCGTCAACCAGGAGTCCGAGGAACGGCTCGTGCCGGTGGTGGCCCGCCTCGCGGACGGGCGCCTCCAGGCGATGCAGGTGCGCCTGGTCGCGGCGGCGGCGACGGACGCGATCCGGATCGCGCTGGAGACCTGGGCCGACACCGAAGCCGGAGTCGCGGGCGAAGCCGCACCGGCCGCCCTGGCGATCGACTGCCTGCGTCAACTGGCCGGCGGAATGAGCGTGTTGCGGCCGAGCGGGGACAGCGGGAGTTAG
- a CDS encoding SDR family NAD(P)-dependent oxidoreductase, whose translation MNRYEGRRALITGGGSGIGQATVLRLLAEGGTVVAADVSERGLKDTVEKAGAHAGRLTTVVLDVADETSAREGVAAAVAALGGLDVLVNAAGILRSAHTHETSLADFTRILQVNLVGTFLAIRESIPALLAGRDAAVVNFSSTSAQFAHPYMAAYAASKGGIQSMTHALAAEYAKRGIRFTAVQPGSISSGMTDGSGASGQSTGPGLPEDADMTLFAKLSPALGQGFAGPETVASVVAMLASADGKFVTGTEIRIDGGTHF comes from the coding sequence ATGAACCGCTACGAAGGCCGCCGCGCGCTGATCACCGGGGGCGGCTCGGGCATCGGCCAGGCCACCGTGCTGCGCCTCCTCGCCGAGGGCGGAACCGTGGTGGCCGCGGACGTGAGCGAGCGTGGCCTGAAGGACACGGTGGAGAAGGCCGGGGCGCATGCCGGCCGGCTCACCACGGTCGTCCTCGACGTCGCCGACGAGACCTCCGCGCGCGAGGGGGTCGCGGCCGCCGTCGCCGCGCTCGGCGGTCTGGATGTGCTGGTCAACGCGGCCGGAATCCTGCGCTCCGCGCACACCCACGAGACGAGCCTCGCGGACTTCACCCGCATCCTGCAGGTCAACCTCGTCGGCACCTTCCTCGCCATCCGCGAGTCCATACCGGCGCTGCTGGCGGGCCGTGACGCGGCGGTCGTCAACTTCAGCTCCACGTCGGCCCAGTTCGCGCACCCGTACATGGCGGCGTACGCGGCGAGCAAGGGCGGCATCCAGTCGATGACGCACGCCCTCGCCGCCGAGTACGCGAAGCGGGGCATCCGCTTCACCGCCGTCCAGCCCGGCTCCATCTCCTCCGGGATGACCGACGGCAGCGGCGCCAGCGGGCAGAGCACCGGACCGGGCCTGCCCGAAGACGCCGACATGACGCTGTTCGCCAAGCTCTCCCCGGCGCTCGGGCAGGGTTTCGCCGGCCCCGAGACGGTGGCGTCGGTCGTCGCCATGCTCGCCTCGGCGGACGGGAAGTTCGTCACCGGCACGGAGATCCGCATCGACGGCGGCACCCACTTCTGA